From Streptomyces sp. HUAS MG91, the proteins below share one genomic window:
- the gnd gene encoding phosphogluconate dehydrogenase (NAD(+)-dependent, decarboxylating) has product MELGLVGLGKMGGNMRERIRRAGHTVIGYDRNPDLADVHSLEELVGRLKGPRVVWVMVPAGAATQSTVDELAELLEPGDVVVDGGNSRWTDDEKHAVELGIKNIGFVDCGVSGGVWGLENGYALMYGGAAEDVAKVQPIFDALKPEGDFGSVHAGKVGAGHFAKMVHNGIEYAMMQAYAEGWELLEAVDSVTDVREVFRSWQEGTVIRSWLLDLAVNALDEDEHLDKLRGFAQDSGEGRWTVEAAIDNAVPLPAITASLFARFASRQDDSPQMKMIAALRNQFGGHAVEKK; this is encoded by the coding sequence ATGGAGCTCGGTCTCGTCGGCCTCGGCAAGATGGGCGGCAACATGCGCGAGCGCATCCGCCGCGCAGGCCACACCGTCATCGGCTACGACCGCAATCCGGACCTCGCGGACGTCCACAGCCTCGAAGAGCTTGTGGGCCGTCTCAAGGGTCCGCGCGTGGTGTGGGTGATGGTTCCCGCAGGTGCCGCCACTCAGTCCACCGTCGACGAGCTCGCCGAGCTGCTCGAGCCCGGTGACGTCGTCGTCGACGGCGGCAATTCGCGCTGGACGGACGACGAGAAGCACGCGGTCGAGCTCGGCATCAAGAACATCGGCTTCGTCGACTGCGGCGTCTCCGGCGGCGTCTGGGGCCTGGAGAACGGGTACGCGCTGATGTACGGCGGCGCGGCCGAGGACGTGGCCAAGGTCCAGCCGATCTTCGACGCCCTGAAGCCGGAGGGCGACTTCGGTTCGGTGCACGCGGGCAAGGTCGGCGCGGGCCACTTCGCGAAGATGGTTCACAACGGCATCGAGTACGCGATGATGCAGGCCTACGCCGAGGGCTGGGAGCTGCTGGAGGCCGTGGACTCGGTGACCGACGTCCGCGAGGTCTTCCGCTCCTGGCAGGAGGGCACGGTCATCCGTTCCTGGCTGCTCGATCTGGCGGTCAATGCCCTCGACGAGGACGAGCACCTGGACAAGCTGCGCGGTTTCGCGCAGGACTCCGGCGAGGGCCGCTGGACGGTCGAGGCCGCCATCGACAACGCCGTCCCGCTGCCCGCGATCACCGCGTCCCTCTTCGCGCGCTTCGCCTCGCGCCAGGACGACTCGCCGCAGATGAAGATGATCGCCGCGCTGCGCAACCAGTTCGGCGGGCACGCCGTCGAGAAGAAGTAA